The following are encoded together in the Bradysia coprophila strain Holo2 unplaced genomic scaffold, BU_Bcop_v1 contig_87, whole genome shotgun sequence genome:
- the LOC119084593 gene encoding 60S ribosomal protein L8-like — protein sequence MGRVIRAQRKGAGSVFKASVTHRKGAAKFRPLDFAEREGYIKGVVKDIVHDPGRGAPLACVHFRDAYRYKTHRQLFIAAEGMYTGQFVYCGRKANLQVGNVLPLSAMPEGTILCNLEERTGDRGALARTSGNYATVVAHNPETKRTRVRLPSGAKKNLPSVNRGMVGIVAGGGRIDKPILKAGRAYHKYKAKRNCWPKVRGVAMNPVEHPHGGGNHQHIGKASTVSRHAPAGRKVGLIAARRTGRIRGGKVVTKKEVA from the exons ATGGGAAGAGTTATCCGTGCACAACGTAAAGGTGCTGGATCTGTTTTCAAAGCCAGTGTAACACATCGAAAGGGGGCGGCCAAATTTCGTCCATTGGATTTTGCTGAACGGGAAGGTTACATCAAAGGTGTGGTTAAG GATATCGTACACGATCCAGGACGTGGAGCTCCATTAGCATGTGTTCATTTCCGTGACGCGTACAGGTACAAAACGCACAGGCAACTGTTTATCGCCGCAGAGGGTATGTACACCGGCCAATTCGTGTACTGTGGACGCAAAGCCAACTTACAAGTCGGCAATGTTTTGCCATTGTCAGCCATGCCGGAAGGAACGATACTATGTAACTTGGAAGAAAGAACAGGCGATCGTGGCGCTTTGGCACGTACCTCTGGAAATTATGCAACAGTGGTTGCCCACAATCCAGAAACGAAAAGGACCAGAGTAAGGTTACCGTCTGgtgcaaagaaaaatcttcCGTCGGTTAATCGTGGAATGGTTGGTATCGTTGCTGGTGGTGGACGTATTGATAAGCCGATTTTGAAAGCGGGTCGAGCGTACCACAAATATAAGGCGAAACGCAATTGCTGGCCAAAAGTACGAGGTGTTGCTATGAACCCCGTCGAACATCCTCACGGTGGTGGCAATCATCAACACATTGGCAAAGCATCGACCGTGTCACGTCATGCACCTGCTGGCCGTAAA GTTGGTCTAATTGCTGCTCGAAGAACTGGACGAATTCGTGGTGGCAAGGTCGTAACGAAGAAAGAGGTGGCCTAG
- the LOC119084594 gene encoding uncharacterized protein LOC119084594, giving the protein MNNNHDNRIVLNPSSISPIAVSQCLATNPNNGHCDTETLIDLESDVSTSLPRSPNHNAVLTHERQLHQIIRPSYNEPNAFHTNGGAQTALLSREYEACSNFRYSPPPPYDFYPMPSQNNIQPTPYPQQVLHFPQHQNVQYLQQQRLQYPQQESLQYHEEISDYPHAQRMPYQYRRDGNFPTLHEPPPRQFERHSCNTCLMVDTMCCCFCVLPICLLIFLLFFASTGL; this is encoded by the exons ATGAATAATAATCACGATAATAGGATTGTTCTTA ATCCGAGTTCAATCTCACCAATCGCTGTGAGTCAGTGCCTCGCAACCAATCCGAATAATGGACATTGTGACACCGAAACGCTGATCGATTTAGAGTCCGATGTTTCAACATCGCTTCCACGATCCCCAAATCATAATGCTGTGCTAACACACGAGAGACAATTACATCAAATCATCCGTCCATCGTACAACGAACCGAACGCATTCCACACAAATGGTGGTGCGCAAACGGCGCTACTTTCTCGAGAATATGAAGCGTGTTCCAACTTTCGCTATTCGCCTCCACCACCCTACGATTTCTATCCGATGCCCAGTCAGAATAATATTCAACCGACACCGTATCCCCAGCAAGTACTGCACTTTCCGCAACATCAAAATGTGCAGTATCTTCAGCAGCAACGGTTGCAGTATCCTCAACAGGAAAGTTTGCAGTATCATGAAGAAATATCGGATTATCCACACGCGCAACGAATGCCGTATCAATACCGAAGAGACGggaattttccaacattgcATGAACCACCGCCGCGACAATTCGAAAGACACAGCTGTAATACATGTTTAATGGTAGACACTATGTGCTGCTGCTTTTGTGTTTTGCCAATATGTTTGCTAATTTTCTTGTTGTTCTTTGCATCCACTGGTCTTTAA
- the LOC119084595 gene encoding aldo-keto reductase family 1 member B1-like — protein MSPVPTVKLNNGYEIPVLGLGTYKALGGEVEQAVKDAIDCNYRHIDTAYLYGNETEVGNAVRAKIAENVIKREDMFIVTKLWSNFHEPDKVEYACRLSLNNLNLDYIDLYLIHWPFSFPYISDKDSMPLDEHGVVLVNDDLDILDTYKAMEKLVEKGLVRSIGLSNFNSEQIAHILNGCTIKPVMNQVEFSPALNQKKLIEFCKDRDIIVTAFSPLGRPNPQLKTPSFIFDEKVIAIGTKYNKTPAQVVLRYLIQYGAVPVPKSQTKGRIQQNIDVFDFELTPEEISILDGFNTGHRIALLPALKHSKYYPFSIEF, from the exons ATGTCGCCTGTACCTACAGTGAAACTGAACAATGGATACGAGATTCCGGTCCTCGGTCTGGGCACTTATAAA GCACTCGGCGGAGAAGTGGAACAAGCGGTTAAAGACGCAATCGATTGTAATTACCGGCATATAGATACAGCCTATCTGTACGGAAACGAAACGGAAGTGGGGAATGCAGTTCGGGCCAAGATTGCCGAGAATGTGATCAAACGTGAAGACATGTTCATTGTTACGAAG TTGTGGTCCAATTTTCATGAACCGGACAAAGTTGAGTACGCGTGCCGGCTATCGCTGAACAATTTGAATTTGGATTACATTGATTTGTATCTGATTCACTGGCCATTCAGTTTTCCGTACATCAGTGATAAGGATTCGATGCCGTTGGATGAGCATGGTGTCGTTCTAGTGAA TGACGACCTCGATATATTGGATACGTACAAGGCGATGGAAAAACTCGTCGAGAAGGGATTGGTGCGAAGCATTGGTCTCTCCAATTTCAATAGTGAACAAATTGCTCACATCCTGAATGGATGCACCATCAAACCGGTGATGAATCAAGTCGAATTCTCTCCGGCACTGAACCAGAAAAAGTTGATCGAATTTTGTAAAGACCGTGACATTATCGTCACAGCATTTTCACCGTTGGGCAGACCGAATCCGCAGCTCAAGACTCCGAGtttcattttcgatgaaaagGTCATTGCCATTGGAACAAAGTACAATAAAACGCCGGCTCAGGTGGTTCTACGGTATTTG ATTCAATACGGAGCGGTTCCGGTGCCAAAGTCACAGACAAAAGGTCGAATTCAGCAGAATATAGACGTTTTCGATTTCGAACTTACGCCGGAGGAGATCAGTATTTTAGACGGATTCAATACTGGCCACCGAATTGCTCTTCTACCGGCGCTGAAGCACTCCAAATATTATCCATTCAGCATCGAGttttga
- the LOC119084596 gene encoding CD151 antigen-like: MNCSKCLLIFLNVLYLCSSVLIVTAGIIAKIFVGNYDFLSEGISIFSTLWIAAGCCLLVISIFGITVSFGSSTILINGYAILLAAIVVLQISAAVAGFSVSACRSKEIISDTMTSLIQSYDHQNDTTTSRETIDWIQSKFHCCGNKSPDDWTALKPAEDGSKNYPFSCCVHEVDGGNAQCTDHFKNGCLNDVHGIVSDHVAMISLIALVVAAVQIIGIFAAYLRNKAIRNSRKLDDTDYTKLDTKGHSFY, translated from the exons ATGAATTGTTCAAAGTGTTTACTCATTTTCTTGAATGTTTTGTATTTG TGTTCGTCAGTACTGATTGTAACAGCTGGTATCATTGCTAAAATATTTGTCGGAAATTATGATTTCCTAAGCGAAggtatttcgatattttccaCACTATGGATTGCGGCGGGGTGTTGCCTGTTGgtgatatccatatttggaaTAACCGTTTCGTTTGGTAGCAGTACGATCCTTATCAATGGG TATGCCATTCTATTGGCTGCAATTGTGGTTCTACAAATATCAGCAGCCGTAGCAGGCTTTTCGGTCAGTGCATGCAGATCAAAGGAAATTATATCCGATACCATGACATCACTCATTCAATCATACGATCATCAAAATGACACCACCACATCTAGGGAGACAATTGATTGGATTCAGTCGAAG TTTCATTGCTGCGGAAACAAGAGTCCCGATGATTGGACGGCGCTAAAACCAGCTGAAGACGGAAGTAAAAATTATCCATTTTCGTGTTGTGTTCACGAAGTAGATGGCGGTAATGCTCAGTGTACGGATCACTTCAAAAATGGATGTTTGAACGATGTGCATGGAATTGTATCCGACCATGTCGCTATGATTAGTTTAATCGCTTTGGTTGTAGCTGCCGTTCAG ATCATCGGAATCTTTGCAGCATACTTGCGCAACAAAGCAATCCGAAATAGTCGGAAGCTTGATGATACTGACTACACGAAGCTGGACACCAAAGGTCATAGTTTTTACTAG
- the LOC119084597 gene encoding phosphatidylinositol 4-phosphate 3-kinase C2 domain-containing subunit alpha isoform X2, with the protein MVTIRRENASDCTTSYYSEYDPFDYLYSGGTQYSDPVYEAVNKIDRTPISPAPAPGWNIPTHLAAASDLPLRPPPLPPRNSQSSPTIIPPSVTDSFQKPDQSQFQSLDRRKVSTKLYENVIIRKKYDPELVAFYNMAKALRQQYKYNDSTTNLGYVTAAEFSNLCQEGTSIKLLVHPALECLTGDVGNRLSRSNSEASSLNNGKGQHVGYGAPVPFTCDINTTVEHVKLQAFYRLEGSISGSGNDYILKPIGMSEWLSPNSKLSQLECVHDSLKLEMDVQLGLCPISHAKINSIGRTSQDDIRDAELKIEDILPHEPVDTINYDNLMILLETLEDEIVKLELSASDSSPHTILSCSGVTQAVKMICALLGSLDTLSLTDVIDDLKSVCASGQTIYTYGDYSGSKLNILSETGDYAEVSLRPKTTAEQITRRCNDIRNSVQNLLETYCNAFRVDFCVNTPEYVPNLISITKVSEPVMVHLMCLHRPPPNWKHDDYMLGAQIYYGTKYIGDAVVSQCTNEISGIFPRLKFNSWLHFENLPICTLPREARLIFVLYGCTTEPAENENNSSEQVGDRKVTKIELGWSSIQFFDFERKMIQGTYLLSLWPPTSDKFLGPAPAIGTHPHGCHCPVLSIEVPHYGGQIMFPESPQSHHAANRLDFNSLDRNLQLELIDTAEEGYSSAVDKREVLWEKRYYLQSIPYALPKVLHASQVHDFASLIELHALIASWDALSPLQALELLLPRYPDMQIRYHAVRWISAMPNDQLVDYLPQLLQALKHDTYDGSPMAEFLLRRSLESPRIAHHLYWLLVHSLPGDSPQNSIDLDIDELSINQARYNRRNQMLLRALLAICGEKLSARFLAQNMMCRSLAEAALNVKQSKESLRQKTLVQGMEVVNQILSDSPTTLPLGPGLEVTGISARTCTYFNSNTLPLKINFYGPDKILLPAIFKAGDDLQQDMLTIQLVRLMDKLWLQEGLDLKMVTFNCVPTGLKKGMIEMITDAETLRKIQVEWGLTGSFKDKPIAEWLARQNPSQLEYQRAVDNFTVSCAGYSVVTYILGICDRHNDNIMLKTSGHLFHIDFGKFLGDAQMFGNFKRDRTPFVLTSDMAYVINGGDRPSTKFHHFVDLCCKAFNIVRKHGDLILHMLALMATSGITGVNAEAVNYVRNALLPGQSNPEAAASFAKMIHISLKSWFTQFNFFLHNLAQLRFSGDEGNGELLSFVPRTYTMAQDGRLKSVTVHGFQKRYDLEKYYTFILIVTRQNQPDPAYLFRSYKEFTEFHQKLCVHYPLAKLHSLPSGMYVGRSNIKTVAERRLPEIRSFLTSLFRSADEIAHSDLVYTFFHPLLRDQQEQDIHVAKVKEPKPNSSTERVCGEIKLSLQYHRGALTVMVHHARSLPTSLNGQEPNTYVKVYLKPDPTKSTKRKTKVVRKNCFPSFMETLEYRMPIEFIQSKTLQCTIWSHDSLQENEFYGGVELELATVDLRDELVSWFPLSYLSRS; encoded by the exons CTCCAGCACCTGGCTGGAACATTCCAACCCATTTAGCAGCTGCAAGCGATCTGCCTTTAAGACCGCCACCTCTACCACCTCGCAACAGTCAATCATCGCCAACAATTATCCCACCTTCGGTAACGGATTCGTTCCAGAAGCCAGATCAGTCACAATTCCAGTCGCTGGATCGTCGAAAAGTGTCAACGAAACTGTACGAAAATGTCATAATTCGTAAGAAATACGATCCCGAATTGGTTGCCTTCTACAATATGGCCAAAGCATTGCGTCAACAATACAAATACAACGATAGCACAACAAATTTAGGTTACGTGACCGCAGCAGAATTTAGTAATTTATGTCAGGAAGGCACTAGCATTAAGCTTCTGGTTCATCCAGCTCTGGAATGTCTGACTGGTGATGTCGGAAATAGACTAAGTAGAAGTAATTCGGAGGCCAGTTCGTTGAACAATGGCAAGGGACAACATGTGGGATACGGTGCGCCAGTTCCATTCACTTGTGATA TTAACACAACCGTTGAGCATGTCAAACTACAGGCATTTTATCGACTGGAAGGCTCAATTTCTGGAAGCGGAAACGACTACATTTTGAAACCGATAGGAATGTCTGAATGGTTGTCTCCCAATTCGAAACTAAGTCAACTGGAATGTGTGCACGATAGTCTGAAATTGGAGATGGATGTTCAACTGGGATTGTGTCCGATATCCCACGCTAAGATCAATTCGATTGGCCGAACGTCACAAGATGATATCAGAGATGcggaattgaaaattgaagacATTCTACCACACGAACCGGTCGACACAATCAACTATGataatttgatgattttattGG AAACCTTGGAAGATGAAATCGTAAAACTGGAACTGTCTGCGTCAGATTCGAGTCCTCATACGATTCTGTCGTGTTCGGGCGTAACACAGGCTGTGAAAATGATATGCGCTTTATTAGGCTCGTTGGACACACTGTCGCTAACCGATGTCATTGACGACTTAAAATCGGTTTGTGCCAGCGGTCAAACGATCTATACGTACGGTGATTATAGTGGCTCTAAGCTGAATATTTTATCGGAAACTGGCGATTATGCGGAAGTTAGTTTAAGACCAAAGACCACGGCCGAACAAATAACTCGACGCTGCAACGACATACGGAATTCAGTACAGAATTTACTGGAAACCTACTGCAACGCATTCCGCGTCGACTTTTGTGTGAACACACCGGAATATGTACCGAATCTGATATCCATAACGAAAGTATCCGAGCCTGTGATGGTGCATTTGATGTGTCTGCATCGTCCTCCGCCTAATTGGAAACACGATGACTACATGCTGGGTGCTCAGATCTACTACGGAACTAAATATATTGGCGATGCGGTGGTGTCACAGTGCACGAATGAGATAAGTGGAATATTTCCCAGATTGAAATTCAACTCATG GTTgcattttgaaaatcttccGATTTGCACATTGCCGCGAGAGGCCAGGTTAATCTTTGTTCTCTATGGATGTACGACAGAGCCAGCAGAGAACGAAAACAATTCGAGTGAACAGGTAGGTGATCGGAAGgtgacaaaaatcgaattggGCTGGTCTTCCATTCAGTTCTTCGACTTTGAAAG AAAGATGATTCAAGGGACATATCTCCTCTCACTGTGGCCTCCAACTAGCGATAAATTTCTGGGACCAGCACCAGCAATAGGTACGCATCCGCATGGTTGCCATTGTCCGGTGTTGTCAATAGAAGTTCCACACTACGGCGGCCAGATCATGTTTCCCGAATCACCGCAAAGTCACCACGCTGCGAATCGCTTGGACTTTAATAGTTTAGACAGAAATCTCCAGCTGGAATTGATAGACACTGCCGAGGAGGGTTATTCGAGTGCCGTGGACAAGCGAGAGGTGCTTTGGGAGAAACGTTACTATTTACAATCAATTCCATACGCCCTACCTAAAGTACTGCATGCGTCTCAGGTGCATGACTTTGCTAGCCTTATTGAACTACATGCTTTAATAGCGTCATGGGACGCTTTAAGTCCACTGCAAGCGTTGGAGCTACTGTTACCACGATATCCGGACATGCAAATTCGTTACCATGCAGTCCGTTGGATATCGGCAATGCCAAACGATCAACTGGTCGATTATCTCCCACAATTACTTCAAGCATTAAAACACGATACCTACGACGGTTCACCGATGGCCGAATTTTTATTGAGACGCTCATTGGAATCGCCGCGTATTGCACACCACCTGTACTGGTTATTGGTTCACAGTCTTCCGGGCGATTCGCCACAAAATTCCATTGATTTGGACATTGATGAATTGTCGATAAATCAGGCCCGTTACAATCGTCGCAATCAAATGCTGCTGAGAGCTTTGTTGGCAATTTGCGGTGAAAAGCTGTCGGCTCGATTTTTGGCACAAAATATGATGTGCCGGAGTTTGGCCGAAGCGGCACTGAATGTGAAACAATCGAAAGAATCTTTGCGACAGAAGACTCTGGTGCAAGGCATGGAAGTGGTCAATCAAATCTTGTCGGATAGTCCAACAACGTTGCCGCTGGGACCGGGACTGGAAGTGACTGGCATCAGTGCTAGAACGTGCACGTATTTCAATTCCAATACGCTGCcgttgaaaataaacttttacgGACCGGATAAGATACTGCTGCCGGCTATATTCAAGGCGGGTGACGATCTTCAGCAGGATATGCTCACAATCCAATTAGTTCGATTAATGGACAAATTGTGGTTGCAAGAGGGATTAGACTTGAAAATGGTGACATTCAACTGCGTCCCGACGGGTTTAAAGAAAGGAATGATCGAGATGATAACCGACGCTGAAACGTTGCGCAAGATCCAGGTCGAGTGGGGATTGACTGGCTCGTTTAAGGATAAACC CATTGCCGAATGGTTGGCCCGTCAAAATCCTAGTCAATTAGAGTATCAACGAGCCGTCGATAACTTTACAG TTTCGTGTGCTGGCTACAGCGTTGTCACCTACATTTTGGGCATCTGTGATCGACACAACGACAACATTATGCTAAAAACGTCGGGTCatttgtttcacattgatttcGGCAAGTTCCTGGGAGACGCTCAAATGTTTGGAAATTTCAAACGAGACCGAACACCGTTTGTACTGACATCGGACATG GCTTACGTAATCAATGGTGGAGATCGACCATCAaccaaattccatcatttcgTCGATTTGTGCTGCAAGGCTTTCAACATTGTTCGCAAGCACGGAGATCTAATACTACACATGCTGGCTCTAATGGCAACGAGCGGTATAACTGGTGTTAATGCTGAAGCAGTCAACTATGTACGCAACGCACTTTTACCGGGACAATCGAATCCCGAAGCGGCCGCATCGTTTGCTAAAATGATTCACATTTCGTTGAAGTCTTGGTTCAcccaattcaattttttcctgCACAATTTGGCCCAGCTGAGGTTCTCTGGTGATGAAGGTAACGGAGAGTTGCTGAGCTTTGTACCGAGAACTTATAC AATGGCGCAGGACGGACGTTTAAAGTCGGTTACTGTTCATGGCTTCCAGAAACGGTACGATTTGGAGAAGTATTACACGTTCATTTTGATTGTGACTCGACAGAATCAACCGGATCCAGCATATCTGTTCCGGTCGTACAAGGAATTTACAGAATTTCATCAGAAACTCTGCGTACATTATCCGCTGGCTAAGCTTCACAG CTTGCCGAGTGGAATGTATGTTGGTCgatcaaatataaaaacagTGGCCGAACGACGATTGCCGGAAATTCGTTCCTTTCTCACGTCACTGTTTCGTTCTGCGGACGAAATTGCACATTCCGATCTGGTCTATACATTCTTTCATCCGCTGCTCAGAGATCAGCAGGAACAGGACATTCATGTAGCTAAAGTTAAAG AACCGAAACCAAACAGTTCGACAGAGAGAGTTTGtggtgaaataaaattatcgtTGCAATATCACAGAGGTGCTTTGACTGTCATG GTTCACCATGCCCGATCGTTACCGACAAGTTTGAATGGCCAAGAGCCGAACACTTATGTTAAAGTCTATCTCAAGCCAGATCCTACCAAATCAACGAAACGGAAGACGAAAGTTGTGCGAAAGAATTGCTTCCCAAGCTTTATGGAAACG CTCGAATACCGGATGCCAATCGAATTCATTCAGAGCAAAACACTTCAGTGCACCATTTGGTCGCACGATTCGTTGCAAGAGAATGAGTTTTATGGCGGTGTCGAATTGGAATTGGCAACGGTCGATTTGAGAGATGAATTAGTCAGCTGGTTTCCGTTGTCGTACCTATCGAGATCGTAG